TTGATCCGTTGACGGGTTTTTTGACGTCATTAAGAGCGTTGGTGGCAAGTTCGACGACGTAGTTCGGCATTGTCGAATTGACCTGCTCGGCAAGGCTTATGAACTGCGAATCAAATCCGTGCTGTCTGGCTTTCCACGATAGATAATGCGGATCGAGCGGTATGCAGTGACCGCCGATGCCCGGTCCGGGATAAAACGGCATAAAGCCGAACGGCTTGGTCGCGGCCGCTCGTACGACTTCCCAAGTGTCGATGCCGAGGGCGTTGCAGAGCTTAGCCATTTCGTTTGCCATTCCGATATTGATGGCTCTAAACGTGTTTTCCCAGAGCTTGGCCGCCTCAGCGACGCGTGCCGACGAGACGGAAAAGACGTTCTCGACGATCTGGCCATAGAGCATCGCCGCGATCGCCGTCGAATCGGGCGAACAGCCGCCGACCACCTTTGGAATATTGTGCGTCTGATACTGCGGGTTGCCCGGATCGACCCTCTCGGGCGAGAACGCAAGCAGAAAGTCCTCGTCGAGCTTAAAGCCGTTTTCCTCAAACATCGGCTGCAGCACTTCGTCGGTCGTGCCAGGATACGTGGTCGATTCCAGGATAATTAGTTGGCGACGGCGGAGCGATCGTTGGATATCGGCGCCTGCCGTCAGGATATATGACATATCCGGA
This is a stretch of genomic DNA from Chloracidobacterium sp.. It encodes these proteins:
- a CDS encoding nucleotide sugar dehydrogenase → MIKDEFEQLISERSARIGVIGLGYVGLPLIVEFALKGYDSIGFEVDDKKATQVNTGVSYIVDVPDEDLRKCVDSGKLSATTDFNRLAECDVIIICVPTPLRKTKDPDMSYILTAGADIQRSLRRRQLIILESTTYPGTTDEVLQPMFEENGFKLDEDFLLAFSPERVDPGNPQYQTHNIPKVVGGCSPDSTAIAAMLYGQIVENVFSVSSARVAEAAKLWENTFRAINIGMANEMAKLCNALGIDTWEVVRAAATKPFGFMPFYPGPGIGGHCIPLDPHYLSWKARQHGFDSQFISLAEQVNSTMPNYVVELATNALNDVKKPVNGSKILILGVAYKKDIDDMRESPALSIIDLLRADGAEVSYHDPFVPEVTFDHAYTIGDGEPLFNQELTDELIQAADCVIICTEHSPVDYAKVCELASLVVDTRNALSAEIRDNCKARIVRL